From the genome of Ananas comosus cultivar F153 linkage group 18, ASM154086v1, whole genome shotgun sequence, one region includes:
- the LOC109723709 gene encoding pentatricopeptide repeat-containing protein At4g01990, mitochondrial has product MSLTDTNGFLISPASAAQNPSPQHPHLSLSLENGEELAPRGGGCGAWVAAPYLMKRVRELRRYGRHNHALEIMDWMEKRGMEITHGGHAVRLDLIWKTRGIAPAEEYFSTLPNVAKQQRTYGALLNCYCSERMTEKATAHFEEMKELSIHSSAFVYNNIMSLYMKSGEFEKVPFLFDEMKTNNITPDNCTNRILIKSYALMNDMVSVDRAIQEMEGNGGALDWSTYCLLGSIYISAGLLEKAVIAVKKAELVMDRDDLSPFRFFISLYANAGNLAEVKRVWDLLKARVGRPANVHYRLMLQALAKLDDVSSLKKCFEEWESGAVNYDMRLVNIVIDAYTKKEMVEEAKLLREKASKMVEVTNLSSA; this is encoded by the exons ATGTCACTTACGGACACAAACGGGTTCTTAATCTCTCCAGCATCCGCAGCCCAAAACCCGTCTCCCCAGCATccgcacctctctctctctctggagaATGGCGAGGAACTCGCTccgcgcggcggcggctgcggcgcgTGGGTGGCTGCACCCTACCTCATGAAGCGCGTCAGGGAGCTCCGCAGGTACGGCCGCCACAACCACGCCTTGGAG ATTATGGATTGGATGGAAAAGCGAGGCATGGAGATAACCCACGGCGGCCATGCGGTGCGCTTGGATCTTATATGGAAAACCAGAGGAATCGCTCCAGCAGAAGAGTACTTTTCAACTCTACCAAACGTCGCAAAGCAACAGCGAACTTACGGAGCTCTTCTAAACTGTTACTGCTCGGAGCGAATGACTGAAAAGGCTACTGCCCACTTTGAGGAAATGAAGGAACTAAGCATACATTCTAGTGCTTTTGTCTATAACAACATAATGAGCCTTTATATGAAGTCTGGTGAATTCGAAAAGGTCCCTTTTCTCTTCGACGAGATGAAGACCAACAATATTACTCCAGATAATTGCACCAACAGGATTTTGATTAAAAGCTACGCCTTGATGAACGACATGGTTTCTGTCGACAGAGCTATACAGGAAATGGAAGGAAACGGAGGTGCCTTAGACTGGTCGACGTACTGTCTCCTCGGCAGCATTTACATTTCAGCTGGGCTTTTGGAAAAAGCCGTGATTGCGGTGAAGAAAGCCGAGCTAGTTATGGATAGAGACGACCTGTCGCCTTTCCGTTTCTTTATAAGCTTATATGCAAATGCTGGTAATCTGGCGGAGGTCAAGAGGGTGTGGGATTTGCTAAAGGCAAGAGTTGGAAGGCCTGCGAATGTGCATTACCGATTGATGCTTCAGGCCCTCGCTAAGTTGGACGATGTGAGTTCGCTGAAGAAGTGCTTTGAGGAGTGGGAATCTGGGGCTGTGAACTATGATATGCGGCTTGTGAACATCGTAATCGATGCCTATACTAAGAAGGAAATGGTGGAAGAGGCTAAACTGCTTCGGGAAAAGGCTTCTAAGATGGTTGAAGTTACAAATTTATCGTCTGCTTAA
- the LOC109723800 gene encoding serine/arginine repetitive matrix protein 2, whose protein sequence is MKQSETEITLEQYLHFYDHPCGDNLSRFHLNQIIYMHGFMKLHRLHKRNLMEVLEAIELAPPRRSTLGRGASARAALTAAEAAEDVAALGWEERPMRAVSTLESPADGELLAGASKLRRRRRGGGGGEGSARAPPPADFVVRGRRPRSKRKRASINALTAAASATGAAGAGSSSSSSSSSAPPPPRVTRSWTPPPPRPRSSPRRSRPPSLALLTVKQPILWNTVVTEPNNINLKRWCRKTRQKERKTE, encoded by the exons ATGAAGCAGAGCGAGACGGAGATAACCCTGGAGCAGTACCTCCATTTCTACGACCACCCTTGCGGCGACAATCTCTCCCGCTTCCACCTCAACCAG ATCATCTACATGCACGGATTCATGAAGCTCCACCGACTACACAAG AGGAACCTGATGGAGGTGCTGGAGGCGATCGAGctcgcgccgccgcggcggtCGACGCTGGGGCGGGGCGCCTCCGCGCGCGCGGCCCTcaccgcggcggaggcggcggaggacgtcGCCGCGCTCGGGTGGGAGGAGCGCCCGATGCGGGCCGTCTCCACGCTCGAATCCCCCGCCGACGGAGAGCTCCTCGCCGGCGCTTCGAagctccggcgccggcgccgaggaggaggtggaggtgaGGGGTCGGCTAGGGCTCCTCCCCCCGCGGACTTCGTGGTGAGGGGGCGGAGGCCGAGGTCGAAGAGGAAGCGTGCGTCCATCAACGCCCtaaccgccgccgcctccgccacgggagcggcgggggcggggtcgtcgtcgtcgtcatcctcttcctccgctccgccgccgccgcgtgtGACGCGGTCGTGGACGCCGCCCCCGCCTCGTCCCCGTTCCTCACCGCGCCGCTCTCGCCCTCCCTCGCTCGCCCTTTTAACC GTTAAGCAACCAATACTATGGAACACTGTAGTCACTGAACCCAACAACATAAACTTGAAAAGATGGTGTCGAAAGACTCggcaaaaagagaggaaaacaGAATGA
- the LOC109723972 gene encoding FIP1[V]-like protein isoform X1: protein MDESDDFGDLYADLDDHVNAGVAINGSEAKLEEFDSTSEDHCSNGRTLECNGAAVDLGDGIMDSEDCSDSEDDFHIVLNKDQCSKMASFGNARGAMGEGDDGERDEDEDFLIASGSDHVNKDQRSDQLLSLDWHAGPHSRGLLSNSRTSLSAQGDWDQLVVPISSSNSSVSTTAQKGFTFFLPRNRTIFDINIEAFGLKPWRQHGVDITNYFNFGLDEDSWKNYCEDLDCLRQQATVLNQFLHNEPSRLNQFVKSVPCEATQYGLGKRTPLIMENIDNGFKGLAKPKGRAIQVESGIGERMPSIDMKRPRQWDSDVVIHINMEASEDNLSTQNELELGHAEQDSFGSVIQYENKSSEKFSFQDRGDKECQKDADLVEHHYALKETIVKCTHKDALAKHDQQIDSSRANGSIAKALSASADSHSCELDIPSEASIDGSHFKRAHRPIKVTSLNGVVGFQESVQSYHYTSNSSRGKVNKAEEESRRSGNYSHALSRGDHRGCSGTRCQSWAESHTAAKDEQAFIQSFNKCNLDCLNISNKIMQKQFNHGYDVRRSVSSAKGTKLSVMMSQRNAGKHRSKQSTVRSSQSNANHSMFPENNLEQRDCLLEQGFGSRNGKEHKDRFLHENVDKKRWQPLSCENSLCQRQRKESRHHLLLEAKPVDDVNEYGSMEPYAQEMPRRHVSHNSWEDQLFCDTTYETKELRSPEMRGKNEHWSSAYVRNNEENLRRLDRSLLDSSRYANLIPNERCCHDDDSLIRQSNKWRRPNVRKVQSESKNHRYRFVQSSTSCRHSVFEDGFEWHTDEGILDERDGYHDKVIEMRGYSDLAKRRLHIDNVLSKHQDQVELSSLKRSLCGRRHETDYQHVFNGGKLYDTHQPDNARNDVTKEAKSGFDDRRYFMSVSDSFDERRHEFAMLEGKRAVNMRLNGWNDGKLAGKGHEVSCGSERDSHSCFAIEKEQDHSACNGLISKMSRPEGRRTYPTNLKAEKLKQSELCLFKEKFCERNPILQVHEDDEIEEGQLIEESEYQAVDCKKKDRNRSKYMTSGVEAIPLVHCEEKNTLPKDSNSKNDRILEMLAKMERRKERFKESITPSKVAEGSDMAPVDIPATSADEIKKQRPLRKRRWGAN from the exons ATGGACGAATCGGACGATTTCGGCGACCTCTACGCCGATCTCGACGACCACGTAAATGCTGGGGTAGCTATCAACGGCAGCGAGGCGAAGCTTGAGGAGTTTGATTCGACGAGCGAGGACCATTGTTCGAATGGACGAACCCTAGAGTGTAATGGCGCCGCTGTGGATTTGGGTGATGGGATTATGGATAGCGAAGATTGTAGCGATAGCGAGGACGATTTCCATATAGTTCTGAATAAGGACCAGTGTTCGAAAATGGCGAGTTTCGGAAATGCGAGGGGGGCCATGGGAGAGGGCGATGACGGGGAAAGGGATGAAGATGAAGATTTTTTGATCGCTAGTGGTTCTGATCATGTTAACAAGGATCAGAGGAGTGATCAGTTGCTCTCCTTGGACTGG CATGCAGGGCCTCACTCTAGAGGATTGCTGAGCAATTCAAGAACCTCATTGTCTGCACAAGGTGATTGGGATCAGCTTGTAGTTCCAATTTCATCCTCCAATTCAAGCGTCTCTACAACTGCTCAAAAAGGGTTTACCTTCTTTTTGCCCAGAAATAG AACAATATTCGACATAAATATTGAAGCGTTTGGGCTGAAGCCTTGGAGACAACACGGTGTAGATATCACCAACTACTTCAACTTTGGTCTTGATGAAGATAGCTGGAAAAACTACTGTGAAGACCTG GATTGCCTCAGGCAGCAAGCTACAGTGTTGAACCAATTTCTTCATAATGAACCATCTAGGTTGAATCAG TTTGTGAAATCTGTGCCATGTGAAGCTACTCAATATGGACTGGGTAAAAGAACTCCTTTAATTATGGAAAACATAGATAATGGATTTAAGGGACTTGCGAAG CCAAAGGGTAGAGCAATTCAGGTTGAAAGTGGCATCGGTGAACGCATGCCTTCAATTGATATGAAGCGACCGAGACAATGGGACTCTGATGTGGTGATACAT ATTAATATGGAGGCTTCAGAGGACAATCTGTCCACTCAAAATGAGTTAGAGCTTGGACATGCTGAACAAGATTCTTTTGGCTCAGTGATACAATATGAGAACAAATCATCTGAAAA ATTTTCATTTCAGGACCGTGGTGATAAAGAGTGTCAGAAGGATGCCGACTTGGTTGAGCACCACTATGCTCTGAAGGAAACAATTGTAAAATGTACTCATAAGGATGCCTTAGCCAAACATGATCAACAAATAGATTCATCAAGAGCAAATGGTTCAATAGCAAAGGCTCTCTCTGCTTCTGCTGATTCTCATTCTTGCGAGCTTGATATCCCTTCTGAAGCATCCATTGATGGCTCTCATTTCAAGAGAGCTCACCGTCCAATAAAAGTGACGTCTTTAAATGGAGTTGTTGGATTTCAAGAGTCAGTCCAATCGTATCATTATACTTCAAACAGTTCCAGGGGCAAGGTTAATAAAGCAGAGGAAGAAAGCCGGAGAAGTGGTAACTACAGCCATGCCCTCTCTCGAGGAGATCATAGAGGTTGCAGTGGAACTAGATGTCAAAGCTGGGCTGAATCACATACTGCTGCAAAAGATGAACAGGCATTTATCCAGTCTTTTAACAAGTGCAATCTGGATTGCCTTAAtattagtaataaaataatgcaaaaacAGTTTAATCATGGCTATGATGTCAGAAGATCTGTGTCTTCTGCAAAAGGAACAAAGCTGTCAGTAATGATGAGCCAAAGAAATGCTGGAAAGCATAGGAGCAAGCAATCTACTGTTAGAAGTTCTCAAAGTAATGCTAATCATAGCATGTTTcctgaaaacaacttggaacaGAGAGATTGTCTGCTGGAGCAAGGGTTTGGTTCAAGAAATGGAAAAGAACACAAAGACCGCTTCTTACATGAGAATGTAGATAAGAAAAGATGGCAACCTCTTTCTTGTGAAAACAGCTTGTGCCAGCGTCAGAGAAAAGAGAGCAGACACCATTTATTGTTGGAAGCAAAGCCTGTAGATGATGTAAATGAATATGGATCAATGGAACCATATGCACAGGAAATGCCTAGAAGGCATGTATCTCATAACAGCTGGGAGGATCAATTATTTTGTGACACAACCTACGAGACTAAAGAGCTGAGAAGCCCCGAAATGAGAGGCAAAAATGAACATTGGTCAAGTGCTTATGTCAGAAATAATGAGGAAAATCTGAGACGCCTTGACCGTAGTCTGTTGGACTCTTCAAGATACGCTAATCTCATCCCGAATGAAAGATGTTGCCATGATGATGATTCGTTAATACGACAATCAAACAAGTGGAGACGTCCTAATGTTAGAAAAGTACAGTCAGAGAGCAAAAATCATCGATATCGTTTTGTACAAAGCAGCACCAGTTGCCGTCATTCAGTTTTCGAAGATGGTTTTGAATGGCATACTGATGAGGGTATCCTTGATGAAAGGGATGGCTACCATGACAAAGTTATTGAGATGAGAGGATACAGTGATTTAGCCAAGCGAAGACTTCATATTGATAATGTCCTTTCTAAGCATCAAGATCAGGTTGAATTGTCATCGTTAAAGAGATCCCTCTGTGGAAGGAGACATGAGACTGATTACCAACATGTTTTTAATGGTGGAAAATTGTATGACACCCACCAACCGGATAATGCTAGAAATGACGTAACTAAAGAAGCCAAAAGTGGTTTTGATGATAGGAGATATTTTATGTCTGTCTCAGACAGTTTTGATGAGAGAAGACATGAGTTTGCAATGTTAGAGGGCAAAAGGGCAGTTAACATGCGTTTGAATGGTTGGAATGATGGAAAG CTTGCAGGGAAAGGCCATGAAGTTTCATGTGGAAGTGAAAGAGATAGCCACTCATGCTTTGCAATAGAAAAGGAACAGGATCATTCCGCATGCAATGGACTAATTAGCAAAATGTCAAGACCGGAAGGAAGACGCACTTACCCAACTAATTTAAAGGCGGAGAAACTAAAACAATCTGAGTTGTGCTTGTTCAAAGAGAAGTTTTGCGAGAGAAATCCCATTTTGCAAGTTCATGAAGATGATGAAATCGAGGAGGGACAGCTGATTGAGGAATCTGAGTATCAGGCTGTCGATTGCAAAAAGAAGGATAGAAATCGGAGTAAATACATGACATCGGGAGTTGAAGCGATACCACTGGTCCATTGTGAGGAGAAAAATACCCTCCCAAAAGATTCAAATTCCAAGAATGATCGCATACTCGAGATGCTGGCTAAAAtggagagaagaaaggaaagattcAAAGAGTCTATTACTCCGAGTAAAGTTGCAGAAGGGAGTGATATGGCACCTGTGGACATTCCGGCTACTTCTGCAGATGAAATTAAGAAGCAGAGGCCTCTAAGAAAGCGGAGGTGGGGGGCTAACTAG
- the LOC109723972 gene encoding FIP1[V]-like protein isoform X2 — MKIAGKTTVKTWQQATVLNQFLHNEPSRLNQFVKSVPCEATQYGLGKRTPLIMENIDNGFKGLAKPKGRAIQVESGIGERMPSIDMKRPRQWDSDVVIHINMEASEDNLSTQNELELGHAEQDSFGSVIQYENKSSEKFSFQDRGDKECQKDADLVEHHYALKETIVKCTHKDALAKHDQQIDSSRANGSIAKALSASADSHSCELDIPSEASIDGSHFKRAHRPIKVTSLNGVVGFQESVQSYHYTSNSSRGKVNKAEEESRRSGNYSHALSRGDHRGCSGTRCQSWAESHTAAKDEQAFIQSFNKCNLDCLNISNKIMQKQFNHGYDVRRSVSSAKGTKLSVMMSQRNAGKHRSKQSTVRSSQSNANHSMFPENNLEQRDCLLEQGFGSRNGKEHKDRFLHENVDKKRWQPLSCENSLCQRQRKESRHHLLLEAKPVDDVNEYGSMEPYAQEMPRRHVSHNSWEDQLFCDTTYETKELRSPEMRGKNEHWSSAYVRNNEENLRRLDRSLLDSSRYANLIPNERCCHDDDSLIRQSNKWRRPNVRKVQSESKNHRYRFVQSSTSCRHSVFEDGFEWHTDEGILDERDGYHDKVIEMRGYSDLAKRRLHIDNVLSKHQDQVELSSLKRSLCGRRHETDYQHVFNGGKLYDTHQPDNARNDVTKEAKSGFDDRRYFMSVSDSFDERRHEFAMLEGKRAVNMRLNGWNDGKLAGKGHEVSCGSERDSHSCFAIEKEQDHSACNGLISKMSRPEGRRTYPTNLKAEKLKQSELCLFKEKFCERNPILQVHEDDEIEEGQLIEESEYQAVDCKKKDRNRSKYMTSGVEAIPLVHCEEKNTLPKDSNSKNDRILEMLAKMERRKERFKESITPSKVAEGSDMAPVDIPATSADEIKKQRPLRKRRWGAN, encoded by the exons ATGAAGATAGCTGGAAAAACTACTGTGAAGACCTG GCAGCAAGCTACAGTGTTGAACCAATTTCTTCATAATGAACCATCTAGGTTGAATCAG TTTGTGAAATCTGTGCCATGTGAAGCTACTCAATATGGACTGGGTAAAAGAACTCCTTTAATTATGGAAAACATAGATAATGGATTTAAGGGACTTGCGAAG CCAAAGGGTAGAGCAATTCAGGTTGAAAGTGGCATCGGTGAACGCATGCCTTCAATTGATATGAAGCGACCGAGACAATGGGACTCTGATGTGGTGATACAT ATTAATATGGAGGCTTCAGAGGACAATCTGTCCACTCAAAATGAGTTAGAGCTTGGACATGCTGAACAAGATTCTTTTGGCTCAGTGATACAATATGAGAACAAATCATCTGAAAA ATTTTCATTTCAGGACCGTGGTGATAAAGAGTGTCAGAAGGATGCCGACTTGGTTGAGCACCACTATGCTCTGAAGGAAACAATTGTAAAATGTACTCATAAGGATGCCTTAGCCAAACATGATCAACAAATAGATTCATCAAGAGCAAATGGTTCAATAGCAAAGGCTCTCTCTGCTTCTGCTGATTCTCATTCTTGCGAGCTTGATATCCCTTCTGAAGCATCCATTGATGGCTCTCATTTCAAGAGAGCTCACCGTCCAATAAAAGTGACGTCTTTAAATGGAGTTGTTGGATTTCAAGAGTCAGTCCAATCGTATCATTATACTTCAAACAGTTCCAGGGGCAAGGTTAATAAAGCAGAGGAAGAAAGCCGGAGAAGTGGTAACTACAGCCATGCCCTCTCTCGAGGAGATCATAGAGGTTGCAGTGGAACTAGATGTCAAAGCTGGGCTGAATCACATACTGCTGCAAAAGATGAACAGGCATTTATCCAGTCTTTTAACAAGTGCAATCTGGATTGCCTTAAtattagtaataaaataatgcaaaaacAGTTTAATCATGGCTATGATGTCAGAAGATCTGTGTCTTCTGCAAAAGGAACAAAGCTGTCAGTAATGATGAGCCAAAGAAATGCTGGAAAGCATAGGAGCAAGCAATCTACTGTTAGAAGTTCTCAAAGTAATGCTAATCATAGCATGTTTcctgaaaacaacttggaacaGAGAGATTGTCTGCTGGAGCAAGGGTTTGGTTCAAGAAATGGAAAAGAACACAAAGACCGCTTCTTACATGAGAATGTAGATAAGAAAAGATGGCAACCTCTTTCTTGTGAAAACAGCTTGTGCCAGCGTCAGAGAAAAGAGAGCAGACACCATTTATTGTTGGAAGCAAAGCCTGTAGATGATGTAAATGAATATGGATCAATGGAACCATATGCACAGGAAATGCCTAGAAGGCATGTATCTCATAACAGCTGGGAGGATCAATTATTTTGTGACACAACCTACGAGACTAAAGAGCTGAGAAGCCCCGAAATGAGAGGCAAAAATGAACATTGGTCAAGTGCTTATGTCAGAAATAATGAGGAAAATCTGAGACGCCTTGACCGTAGTCTGTTGGACTCTTCAAGATACGCTAATCTCATCCCGAATGAAAGATGTTGCCATGATGATGATTCGTTAATACGACAATCAAACAAGTGGAGACGTCCTAATGTTAGAAAAGTACAGTCAGAGAGCAAAAATCATCGATATCGTTTTGTACAAAGCAGCACCAGTTGCCGTCATTCAGTTTTCGAAGATGGTTTTGAATGGCATACTGATGAGGGTATCCTTGATGAAAGGGATGGCTACCATGACAAAGTTATTGAGATGAGAGGATACAGTGATTTAGCCAAGCGAAGACTTCATATTGATAATGTCCTTTCTAAGCATCAAGATCAGGTTGAATTGTCATCGTTAAAGAGATCCCTCTGTGGAAGGAGACATGAGACTGATTACCAACATGTTTTTAATGGTGGAAAATTGTATGACACCCACCAACCGGATAATGCTAGAAATGACGTAACTAAAGAAGCCAAAAGTGGTTTTGATGATAGGAGATATTTTATGTCTGTCTCAGACAGTTTTGATGAGAGAAGACATGAGTTTGCAATGTTAGAGGGCAAAAGGGCAGTTAACATGCGTTTGAATGGTTGGAATGATGGAAAG CTTGCAGGGAAAGGCCATGAAGTTTCATGTGGAAGTGAAAGAGATAGCCACTCATGCTTTGCAATAGAAAAGGAACAGGATCATTCCGCATGCAATGGACTAATTAGCAAAATGTCAAGACCGGAAGGAAGACGCACTTACCCAACTAATTTAAAGGCGGAGAAACTAAAACAATCTGAGTTGTGCTTGTTCAAAGAGAAGTTTTGCGAGAGAAATCCCATTTTGCAAGTTCATGAAGATGATGAAATCGAGGAGGGACAGCTGATTGAGGAATCTGAGTATCAGGCTGTCGATTGCAAAAAGAAGGATAGAAATCGGAGTAAATACATGACATCGGGAGTTGAAGCGATACCACTGGTCCATTGTGAGGAGAAAAATACCCTCCCAAAAGATTCAAATTCCAAGAATGATCGCATACTCGAGATGCTGGCTAAAAtggagagaagaaaggaaagattcAAAGAGTCTATTACTCCGAGTAAAGTTGCAGAAGGGAGTGATATGGCACCTGTGGACATTCCGGCTACTTCTGCAGATGAAATTAAGAAGCAGAGGCCTCTAAGAAAGCGGAGGTGGGGGGCTAACTAG